In the Lysinibacillus sp. PLM2 genome, one interval contains:
- the dpaB gene encoding dipicolinate synthase subunit B: MLEGKRIGLGITASHCTYEDVVPKITQFTDAGATVVPIITHSVLTAATRFGTGEEWIEKIESIAGEKVVSSIVEAEPFGPKNPLDAMVIAPMTGNSISKFANAATDSPVLMAAKATLRNGSPVILGISTNDALGLNGINIMKLLNSKNIYFIPFGQDDPFNKPNSLIADFTKMRETVEYALQYKKQIQPLFIQYTK; this comes from the coding sequence ATGCTAGAAGGAAAACGTATTGGACTTGGTATCACTGCATCACACTGTACGTATGAAGATGTAGTGCCTAAAATCACGCAATTTACTGATGCAGGGGCGACTGTTGTACCGATCATTACTCATTCCGTATTAACAGCTGCTACTCGATTTGGAACAGGGGAAGAATGGATTGAAAAAATTGAATCGATAGCAGGGGAAAAGGTTGTCTCTTCTATTGTAGAAGCAGAACCCTTTGGACCAAAAAATCCACTAGATGCAATGGTTATTGCACCTATGACAGGTAACTCCATTAGTAAATTTGCAAATGCAGCGACTGACAGTCCTGTGTTAATGGCAGCAAAAGCAACTCTACGTAATGGATCTCCTGTTATATTAGGTATTTCTACAAACGATGCCCTCGGTTTAAACGGCATAAATATAATGAAGCTATTAAATTCAAAAAACATTTATTTTATTCCATTTGGTCAAGACGATCCATTTAACAAACCTAATTCATTAATTGCAGATTTCACAAAAATGCGTGAAACAGTGGAATATGCTCTTCAATATAAAAAACAGATACAGCCCTTATTTATCCAATATACGAAATAG